The nucleotide window cgaaccagatggctgatcaacctcaaacttctacaggtttgtcagttaatgtatatggtggattacataaagtgcatacactgccaacaactgttttattaggaaaacaattctgtaaagttcctttaaCACCAAGTGTGTATCAACgaacttgccaggtagagtttgttctttagagaactgcctATTTATATTcgactaccgcggagtagatttatcggattgttcgggagacttctcagttctgaattTAATAGACGTTACTTTTAatggtagttattttttttttattttttaggtaAATGAAGACATGATAAATGATTCCGTATTTAATTCCGCTGTGACCAAATCAGCCACGGAAGGAAGCGTTGCCGAAGGAGACACCAAGACTATACCCTGTGTCTATTTCCAATGTCCGTTTGGATGCAGTGCCATCTACCCAACGGCGTCCATTAATGATCATATGATGATACATTTTAGGAAAGTAAGTACTTTGAATAAGTGTTTGAATAAACATAATCAAATTGAtgttgtgtgtccccccccccctccccccaaaaaaaagagggggaaaaagaagaaaaaaaagtaaacatacattttattttaatgtggttaaaaaataaagaaattatcaaagaaaataaataatttacaaacatcaaataacaaaggAGAATTTTAAAACACAGACCAAAAATACCCATACTTTAGTGATTGCGGCAATCAAGTTAAGTAATGGTGTTTTGAGGGtttttttgggtgggggggggggctggtctTTAAATGGACTTGATGGCATTACAAATGGAAACATTTCTGAGGAGGATAGGCAATTGATAACTGATGGTGTTCCAGACTGAAAAAAACTTATTTATGTTTACATATAGCTTGTCAGTCACTTTAAAATGGAAAGAAGAAAAATTCTGCCTTACATTTTCTTTtatggggaggggtgggggggggggggttgtaatTTATGAGAATGTGCATGTACATCACTTTAGTGGATGAAATTTGTATGCTGACTGTTTCCTTTCCTTGCTCCAGGGAGTTGGAAATAAATTGGAGAACATTATGGGGTAAATTAATAAACTTAATCCCCCTTGCATGCCATGTCAGTTGGACATTATTACCTCAGGGAGAGGGGTGATTGGGGGGGGGTGCAGTTACAGTCATCTTAAAGACTAATTAAGTACAGATTTGGTAATGGTCCTAACTTGTATttttagtttcaatctgaaagctcactgattagaCAAATTCCAAGTTCATACACCAGCACCAGTACTCCAGAAAAATATTTCCCTCAGAAAACCCACAAAGTCCATAgcaccaatcctccagagaaatatttccttcTGAAAACTCACAAAGTCCATAgcaccaatcctccagagaaatatttccctcaGAAAACCCACAAAGTCCATAgcaccaatcctccagagaaatatttccctctgaaaacTCACAAAGTCCATAgcaccaatcctccagagaaatatttccctcaGAAAACCCACAAAGTCCATAgcaccaatcctccagagaaatatttccttcTGAAAACTCACAAAGTCCATAGCACCagtcctccagagaaatatttccctcaGAAAACTCACAAAGTCCATAgcaccaatcctccagagaaatatttccttcTGAAAACTCACAAAGTCCATAgcaccaatcctccagagaaatatttccctcaGAAAACCCACAAAGTCCATAGCACCAATCCTCCAGAGTAATATTTCCTTCTGAAAACTccctgattctaaagttcatacaaATACCAattctccagagaaatatttacgTCTGACAACTGTCAACTAATAAGGAAACAGCAATTCAAGTACCGTGACTCTGCccaccattttttcaatttgtttaaattgCTTCTGTAAGAAAAAACTACATATACACCGATCCCTGGTTGTTTTCACTAACATTGATGTTTCAAATCCGatttaaatcaaacaaaatgaggCATATCTCACAAAAGTAGTTCGGCCATTTTGTATTTCAGTCCCGATCAATATTGAATGGACCACCCATCATCATAGAGTGATAGTTGCCACTTTTTCAGAAGTCTTCTCAAACTCTAAATTAAGAACAATTGCAGTAAGAGATTAAGTGATGCCTCTTTATTGTAACGAAACGTTGTAGTTTTTGCTTGACTATGAAGTCACTAAGCTATTTTTGGTGTTACAATTATTCTTTGATCAGTACTGTACACCCTGTGACTTTTTGAGAGCCCAGTGGGTGAAAAACATCCATGGGCAAagtactcaggtgggatttgaaccttcaGGCTACAACCCCCCATTCTAAAAATTCAGAtgttgtaaaggcactggacactaaattggtaattactcaacaaaattgttagcataaaacttacttggtaacaagcaatggagagttgttgatagtgtaaaacattatgagaaactgctccctctgaagtaacatagttttcgagaaagaagtagttttccacgaattttattttgagacctcagaattagattttgaagtccagaaatcaagcatctagaattttttcttccattactatctcgcaactttaacaaccaattgagtgtaaatgtttgtttacaattaccaaaagtgtccagtgtctttaaccactagaccatcaaGGTACTCAGTGACAAAGACAAAAGtatataatatataaatattatgtATTAAAATTTTTACACGAAAGTGATATTCACACGACAGAAATTTAACTTGGATCCCTTGctttattttagcatggttgtaaaaaagtagcaatgtttgaaaataattcacaagagaacttggacagtagaaaaaatgttgtcctttcacacgaggagcattttgtaaaattttacaaccatgctacaatgtatagcaagggacccttgttaaagtgctctcgtgtgaaaggggctttcaATACATACGAGTGCATTGTTGCAGAACTTGTAATCACAAGGTGAAATCAattcccaatttcataaagctgttaagcaaataCAAATGTATACGTTCCCTTAAAAGGcgctggacacatttggtaattgtcaaagaccagtatttccactcagtgtatcccaacatatgcacttaataacaaacctgtgaaaatttgggctcaattggtcaaaagaatttgcaagagaacactgaaagaaaaaacacccttgttgcacaaatgtgtacgctttcagatgcctaataaaaggcttcaggcttgaagcctgagtgagaaattacccctttgtcaaaaactacattacttcagagggagccgtttctcacaatgttttttactatcaacctctccccattactcgttaccaagtaagtttttatgctaacagttattttgcgtaattaccaatagtgtccagtgcctttaaagttgatTATCAAATCCTATGTAACTCTACACAGATGTTGATGTACAGACCACTGGAGGCTTCAGTGCTGATGATTCATTCATTGAATAGAAACAAAGAGAGACTTCATACATGTCTACAGATTCTGTGCAAGTAAAATATAACTGTTTCTACAAACATTTTCATAATTATCATTatcacgattttttttttttttctattttttttttctacgttcttttgaaaggaattttgttttgcaaatttaCAGCTGCACAAGAGAGCAGATTTTCTTGCAATTTGCTTTGTTGGAATTAGAATCTAAGAATTAGAATGCAAGTCAAGCCATATCCGACTACAGCAAGGAGGTGCTATACTGcataagcaacattttgtgcccaagcagctctatgaaatttggcccaggtctcAGAGGCAAATTTTTCACCGAAAAAGGGTCTGAATTGGATGATAGTCTTAAATCTCTCACCCTAAATTATTGTAAAATTCTACGAGtcctgttttttatttatgcacACAGGTACCTTGACAACGTGAGTAACAGTCCAAATGATGAGAGGTATCGTAAGATATCAGAGCACAATAAAGCTTTCCAAGACAAAGTGGCTATTATCGAGGGAGCCAAGGACTTCCTTCAGGCGGTTGGATTTATGCCCAAGAGACTGCAATATTTAGGTATTGTATAAGGGATCGCTACAAAAGGACATTTTATTTAAGGATTGTCAAAAAAAAAGACTTTGACTTAAAGGGAAGTTTAtcattcttaaagccattggacactttcggtaaacagttttgtccaaaggcccacactttgtgtatcacaacttatattgaaaataacaaacctgtgaaaatttagcctcaatcggtcatcggagtcgggagaatataatgggaaaacccacccttgtttccgcacgtttcgcctgtgttttaaacaaatccgtaattctcgctatcgagaattggtaattgttttaatgttttctcaaaaagtaaagcatttcatggaataatatttcaagagaagtctttcaccattaccttctgtaaaccctgtaagttatttgtaaatctgtgaacttttttgttgttttctgttccgaaaattgtataatggctttaaataaaatggcaatacaaactcactggttagaagcctacatcagctttatatagaaaacacccttttgagaaaacatttcactttgaagtaatgtggttatgtagaAAGATGTCAGTTgtcatgccccaaaatttgaaggGATTATTTTTTTCCTTGTGGACCTATTTGATCTGGATTTTTTCTTATATTTTAAAAACCCGCAATAACCTTTAGAAATgaaattttttacaaattggtGTTATAGTACACATCTACATTATCTGTAGGATTGAAACAATGAAACGGTTAAAAGACAAAAGTTATATTTTGCCGTCAGTGGAAATAAGTGAACGTCATATTTAGACCTTGGACGTTATTTTTTGTCACTATGGTTACCACTCGCTGACAGACGTCAAACGTATTGTATGTCTGCAGTGGATAATACATTTTAACACATATATGACAAAATGAGTTGCAACTAGACATAATTTGTGTTTCtgacaaaaacaaggtgttcagCAAGgacatacaaacaaataataataataataataacatgaagtaaaaacatataaaaaaataaaaaaataaaaacattgaaccaatgtttcataatcactcttaaaatatacaaactcactggttagaagcctacatcagctttcgatagtaccGGTAAAcaaccttttgagaaaacatttcactttagcGTAATGTGATGATGTAAAAAGATGTAAGTTTTGAATATATGAGAAGCGTTGCTGTcacaaatgtttctcagattgtgtattcctattaaggATTCTTCTTCCCTttgtgaaccccccccccccaaaaaaaaaagaggtgttcAAACTAACTATTCTCATCTTTACAAGTAAAAGTAAGcgctttttattttatcttcAATAGACACGGAGTTGCCCTTCCTAGTAATGAGCGCTGAGCATGCCTCGGACACTACTCAGATCAAATCAGCTCGTCAAGTATTACTCAATACTCAACCTGCGAAGGCTACCCTACATCAAGATGTCAGAGTTTACTACCCATCCACCAAGGCAGACGAGTTCCACTTCTCAGAAGATTTTTATGACCTCCCATCAGGGtaaactattaataataatgatacaaaaaataataactagtaTTATACAGGTATGATATTCTTGCTACCTTAGTCTgattttcgatttttttttgtccAGCCCTTGGAAACAAATCAGAAAATTAGGATCAAATAGCCCACACTATGTGCACACATGTAGTTCAGCCAGACCTTCAATGACAGTATTCAAT belongs to Asterias amurensis chromosome 5, ASM3211899v1 and includes:
- the LOC139937137 gene encoding UBX domain-containing protein 6-like, with the translated sequence MALPVGIDHGATDSMATLHHYQVNEDMINDSVFNSAVTKSATEGSVAEGDTKTIPCVYFQCPFGCSAIYPTASINDHMMIHFRKMLMYRPLEASVLMIHSLNRNKERLHTCLQILCKYLDNVSNSPNDERYRKISEHNKAFQDKVAIIEGAKDFLQAVGFMPKRLQYLDTELPFLVMSAEHASDTTQIKSARQVLLNTQPAKATLHQDVRVYYPSTKADEFHFSEDFYDLPSGAQHDSQNPDAVRRYNYAIIRIRFPDGVLLQGTFHVNEKLSDVKTFTSLMLEKEWQPFVLRDKTGTIMSEMNSTLSQLKLVPGTVLDFGFSDTMKAEMATGLYFCLHGPVKQEHHLKAALMRAIKTL